The genomic stretch CTGCAGATAGTCATGACCGGGTGTGTAGGAAGCGGCCGGGTCGAGCACCCGTGTCCTGTTCATCAAGGATCACCGCAACGCCGTTGACGACGACATGGCGAACATGCGAAGGCGCCGCTAGCGGCTCAGCATAGGTTGCGTTGTCCATGATCAGGTCGGGGTCGAAAACCACAGCATCACCGGCGGACCCGGGTCGCAAATATCCGCGGCCTCTGAGCCCGAACCGGCCTGCCGCAAGCGATGTCATCTTGCGAATTGCCTCCCCTAAACTCAAGAGCCCGTCATCTCGGACATACCGACCGAGGACCCGTGCAAATGACCCGGCCCACCGAGGATGAGGTTTACCGGGAATTGGAATGCCGTCGGAACCGATCATCGCGTGGGGCCACACCAGACACGTTTCCATGTCATCGGAGGCTGCCATCTCGACGATGACCGTGACCGCTCCCCCGTCGTCGATGAGAAGATCGCAGACGGTGTCAATCTCGTCGAGTCCTCCATGGGCGGCGACAGCGGCCACTGTCGAACCTTCGACCTCCGGACGGGTGGACGAAGAGGCGATGGTGACATCCGCCCACGAACCGCCTGCAAGAAAGTTCTGCCAGGATGCCGGCGGATCAGCGAACTCCGAGCGGATCCTTTCGCGGACTGCTGGCTGGCGGATCCGATCGATCGTCCGTACGATTCCACCCTCGGTCGCCCAAGGAGGAAGCAATGCCGCAAGCACCGTGCTCCCCGCGGTGTAGGGATAGATGTCAGCTGTAACATCAAAACCTGCGCTACGGGCCTCTTCGAGAAGGGCTATCAGCTCCGGGAGTTTCCCGTGGTTCCTCCGACCTCCGGCCTTGAGATGCGATATATGTACCGCCGCGCCCGCGGTGGCACCGATGGCGAGCGCCTCCTCCACCGCAGCGACAACTTCGTCCATCTCGTTTCTGATATGCGAGACGTAGGGACGCCCGTAGCGGGCAGCGACCGCTGCCAGCGCGACGATTTCGTCCGTCGAGGCATACGACCCCGGGGGGTACAGCAAGCCGGTCGAAAGGCCTGCACACCCGCCCTCAAACGCAGTATCTGTAAGGGCGACCATCTGGCTTACCTCTTCAGCAGTCGCAGGGCGATGGTCGAACCCGACGACGGCAGCTCGTAGGGTGCCTTGTCCCACCAGCGATACAAGGTTTGCCGCCATCGGCATATTTCTCAACGCACTCGCATAGTCTGCGAACGAGACGGCGGTGCGCATTCCTGCCCCGAAGAGCGGTTCAAGGTGGCGGGCCACAGCCATACCCGCCTCGCCAGCCGGCGCCGGGAAGAGACTGAATCCACAATTACCGACGACCTCTGTGGTGACACCCTGGCGCACGCTCCCAAGACGGAGATCGTCGTGCTCGCTGCCCAGAAACGGCAAAACGTCCGAATGCGTATGTGTATCAATGAACCCGGGAGCCACGATGAGTCCTGAGGCGTCAAGCACATCACCGGTCGCCCTCACCCCCGTCGGCCCGACCGACACAACAACACCGTCGACAATGTGAACGTCGGCTTCAACAATCTCTGCAGCGGAACCATCAGCCACGAGACCGCCCCGGATAACAAGGCTGA from Acidobacteriota bacterium encodes the following:
- a CDS encoding D-aminoacylase, translating into MTFSLVIRGGLVADGSAAEIVEADVHIVDGVVVSVGPTGVRATGDVLDASGLIVAPGFIDTHTHSDVLPFLGSEHDDLRLGSVRQGVTTEVVGNCGFSLFPAPAGEAGMAVARHLEPLFGAGMRTAVSFADYASALRNMPMAANLVSLVGQGTLRAAVVGFDHRPATAEEVSQMVALTDTAFEGGCAGLSTGLLYPPGSYASTDEIVALAAVAARYGRPYVSHIRNEMDEVVAAVEEALAIGATAGAAVHISHLKAGGRRNHGKLPELIALLEEARSAGFDVTADIYPYTAGSTVLAALLPPWATEGGIVRTIDRIRQPAVRERIRSEFADPPASWQNFLAGGSWADVTIASSSTRPEVEGSTVAAVAAHGGLDEIDTVCDLLIDDGGAVTVIVEMAASDDMETCLVWPHAMIGSDGIPIPGKPHPRWAGSFARVLGRYVRDDGLLSLGEAIRKMTSLAAGRFGLRGRGYLRPGSAGDAVVFDPDLIMDNATYAEPLAAPSHVRHVVVNGVAVILDEQDTGARPGRFLHTRS